DNA sequence from the Phragmitibacter flavus genome:
CATGTAGTTGTATGTTTCAGTTTTCATTTCTTTGCCGGACGATTAAGAGGTGGCAGGCGAAGCCTTGCCACCCTCGGCTTGTTCTGCAAATTGTTGGTTGGGAAGGATACGCCGCTCCTCAAATTCTGCCCACTCCCAGATGTAGTCAGCGAGGTCTCGGGACTGATCGGGAATCGCTACCGAGGCATAGGTCCGTCCATCTAGCTCCGATGGGTTCGCGTCACCTTCGTGGCATCCGCCCCGAGTTACGCCTTTGCGCTGAATGCAGAAATTCATGAACTGGCCGGTGAGCTCCGTCCAGGTCTCACCTATCCGCTGCTCAACGAAGAATGTCGATGCCATGGTATTTCAGCAGAACAGTCGGTTAATATGACGTTTTGAAGAATAATATCACCCTATATCCTTCAAATTTGAAGATTTTTCGAGAGTTGATCCGATTTCGTATGCAAAATAACACGGATTTTCGGGTGTTATTTTTCAATTTTGGAGATTTACGCGAGAATTGAGGTGTTATTTTACAGGTCAAATAACAAAATTTTTGATAGCGCGCCCCTTTGATTATGGGCTACGACGAAATCGTGAACGCCTCAATCAGAACAAAGTGCAAAGGCGCTTCTGCGGAGCGATTCGAAAACGACAAGAAACCATTTTTGAGGGGGGACTGGTATAAGATTGATTGGGTTGTGGTAGCGAAAGACGCGCGAGTTTGGAGGGATTGAGGGGAACTGAGTGATGACCGACGAAACGTCGGTGGTCCGACGATGGAGGGGTGGCCGACGATACGTCGGCAGTCCATGGAGGTCGGGGCGAGGATCGGGAATTTGTGGTGGCGGCGATCACTGGGGCGCAAGACATCTTCTTGCGGGAACGTTGCAGTGTTATCTATGAAGCACGGTTTTTTTATTTTGGTGGTTTGGGTGGGGATGATGGGCGTGGGCGCGGTTCTGGCAGAGGAGGCCAAGGCAAACGCTGTTGTGCTTTTTGATGGCAAAACACTGGGCGACTGGAAGGCTCATGATGCTGGAGGCAGCGGAGAGGTTGCGGTGAAGGACGGCGAACTGCGCATCGGGCGGGGCGAAAGCATCACCGGGGCGGTTTATCAAAAGGCGGCGGAACTGCCGGTTTCGGATTATGAAATTTCGCTGGAAGCGAAACGACTGGATGGCTTGGACTTTTTTGTGGGACTGACGTTTCCGGTCGGAGATTTGAAAACCTGCGCGACGCTGGTGATGGGCGGCTGGGGCGGCAGCGTGACGGGGCTTTCGAGCATTGATGACATGGATGCGTCGGAAAACTCCACGGGGCATTATCGACGTTATGAGGACAACAAATGGTATGCCGTGCGCGTGCAGGTGACTTCGGAAACCATCAAGGTTTTTTGCGACGACGAAATGATCATCAACGCCGACATCAAGGGCAAAAAGGTGGGGCTGCGTTACGGGTCCATTGAGGAATTTGCGCCTCTTTCCCTGACCACTTACCAAACCGAGGCGGCGATCCGGAACATCAAACTACGTCCACTGGAAAAAAAGTAGGCTGAGGCGTTCTTTGCTGGCGCGGCTATTGCTTTTCCATCTGTCCCGCGGGCGAAGGCTGCGGAGTCATTATGGACGCCTGGTTGATCGCCATTGCTTTTTTCTTTGGACTGGTGGTGCAGCAGCTCGGGCTGCCGCCACTGGTGGGGTTTCTTGTCGCCGGATTTGTGCTCAAGGGTCTGGGCTGGAGCGGTGGCGAGATGCTGCAAACCATCTCCGATCTCGGAGTGACGTTGATGCTGTTCTCCATTGGACTGAAACTTCGCCTGAAGAGCTTGTTGCGACCGGAAATCTGGCTAGGCACCTCGCTGCACACCCTGATCACGGCGGGTTTGTTTGCGTCGATCTTTCTGGGGCTTGGCATTTTGGGCTTGCCGATGTTTGGTTCATTGAACTGGGGCACGGCGTTGCTGCTGGCGTTTGCATTGAGTTTTTCCAGCACCGTGTTTGCCGTCAAGACGCTGGAAGGTTCCGGCGACATGGGCGCGTTGCACGGACGGGTGGCAGTGGGGATTTTGGTGATGCAGGATTTGCTCGCCGTGCTGTTTCTAACGGCTTCTACCGGCAAAATCCCGTCCTGGTGGGCGGTGGGCCTGCTTGTTGCCTTGCTCGCTTTGAGACCATTTCTCGGCTGGGTGATGACGCGCTGTGGTCACGGGGAACTGATTGCCCTGTGCGGACTTTTTCTTGCCCTAGTGCTGGGCGCGAAAGGGTTTGAATCGGTGGGGTTGAAGGCGGATCTCGGAGCTTTGTTTGTGGGGGTGTTGGTGGGGCAGTTTGCCAAGGCGAAAGAATTGTCAAAATCGCTGATCGGCATCACTGACCTGCTGCTGGTGGGATTTTTCCTCAGCATTGGGCTCGAAGGATTGCCGGAATGGCGTGGGGTGCTGGTGGCCCTGTTGATCGTGCTGTTGCTGCCATTCAAGATTGCGCTGTTCTTTGCCTTGCTGACGCGTTGCCATTTGAGGGCGCGCACGGCGTGGATGGGCGGATTGACCTTGGGATCTTACAGTGAGTTTGGGTTGATCGTGATGGCGCTGGCGGTGGGCAAGAACTGGATGCCGGCTGAGTGGCTGGTGGTGGTGGCGATTGCGCTTTCGTTGAGCATCCTGCTAGCCGCACCTTTGAACCGAAAGGCCGAGTTGTTTTATGACCGGCTCAGCGACTGGCTGCATCGCTTTGAAACGACGGGGCAGCATCCCGATGATCTGCCGGTGACGCTGAACGGGGAGCAGATTGCGATCTTCGGCATGGGACGCGTGGGTTTGTCGGCCTACCAGGTGATGAGCAACCGTTTTTCGGGAAAAGTGATCGGTTTTGATCGTGATCCCGCGCAGGTGGAAATTCACCGGGAGGCCGGACGGAATGTGGTGCTGGCGGATGCGACGGACTCCGATTTCTGGCATCGGGTGCAGTTCAAGGATCAGATTGAACTGGTCGTGCTGGCAATGCCCAAACACAGCGCCAACCTGCATGCCGCCGAGACGCTGAAACGCAATGACTATCAGGGAGTGGTCGCGGCCACTGCGAAGTTTGATGACGAGATGAAGGAGCTTCGCGCGCTGGGATTGGATACGGTTTTCAACCTCTACAACGAAGCCGGTGCGGGTTTTGCCCAGCACGTGAGCAAGGTATTTAGTCAGCAGCGTCCTGATTTGGTGGTGCCTTTGAAGTCAAAGGATTGACCCGAGACATCTCCCTTTCAAGGGTTGGGAGAGGGCTCTGCGGAACCTGACTTGGTTTCATTCACGATGATGTCCGCGAACAGGGTGATGAAGTCCTGATTGGGATTGCATACATCGATCTCACCCTCAAAGCGGCCCACCTTGATGGCTTTCAATGTGAACTTGATGTCGATGCTTTCGTTCGGTTGGAGCTCGCTGCCAAAACTCCAACTTTTCAAGACAAACACCGACATGGAGTCGGAGGGAGTGGGCTGCACATTGACCACCTGAAAGCCCTTCAGAAAGTCGTTGTTGATGTCAACGCTGTCGAGCACGACCGGCTCTGGATGGGGGTTGGTGGCGGTGATGACGAGATCCACCACCCCATTCATCTCGACCTCGTTGGGAGCATTCATCGTCACCATGAGGGTGGGCTCCTCCCTGAGAAGGAAATACCATATCCCCACGATGCCCAAGATGACGAAAACAGCGGAAACCGCCGCGCATCCAACGAGTCCTTTTTTCTTCGTCATATGGGTGGTTCAGCAAAAACGCATCAAACCCCGGCCTTGCGGATGACCTCGACGGTTTTTTCGAGTCCGGTTTTGGCGACGGTCAGGTGGTCTTGCTCCCAATACTTCGGATTGTAGAGTTCGAGGGAAACGCAGCCTTTGAATCCGGTGGCCTTGAGGTCTTTAAGAATCGCGGGGAGTGGCAAAACGCCATCGCCGGGATAAACGCGGTCGGCATCTTTCATCTCGTCAATCACCGGAGCGGCGGGCGCATCGGCAAATTGGATGATGGCAATGTTGTCGCCCTTCAGGTGTTTCAATGCCTCAAATCCACCGCCGCTGATGTGCATGTGGAAGGTGTCTGGAATGACCATGGCCTTGGGGTGATTGGAATCCAGCGCAATGCCCATGGCCTGTCCGAAGGTTTTGATCGGCTGGAATTTTACGAAGACCAGGGCAGGACGGAGGTTAAATTCGTTGATGCCGATTTCGATGAGGTCGCGATAACGGGCGGCCACCCATTTTTGGTCCCAATCCTCGCCAGCGGTGTTGCCGATGACCTGGACGTGCTCGCAACCGACATCGGCCGCCATGCGCATGCGGCGGCGGGTATCCACCAGGGAGGCGTCGAAGGCTTCCTGGGTGGGAGGCAGGGCGTTCCAGAGTCCGATCATGCTGGGAACAAACAAACCCAGATCTTTGATTTTTTTGCCGAGATCCTTGAGATTGCCGCCTTCTTTTTCGTAGGCTTCCAGTTCACGATCCCAGGGTTCAATCGCATCATACCCGGCCTCAGCGGCGAATTTGACTTTGTCGTCCAGAGTGGCGGGCCGGATGGTGGCGGTGTCGAGACAGATTGGCCAGGGACTGACGCCTTTTTGATAACGAAGTGCCGACCCAGTGGCATCGGTTGGAGCCTTGGTTTCTGCAGCGGCAGATTTGGTGGCAGTGCCGATTCCGACAGCGGCGCTGGCGGCGAAGGTGAGAAAGTTTCTGCGTTCCATGATGGGATGAATTTGAAGGACAAAGATACGCAACGACGATGCAACTATTGCGCTGGTCGCTGCCTTTTGTTTTGTTGTGCGGTGTTGCCAGCCAATTAAAGACCCGGTGGTTTTTCGCCGATCGAACGCCCCCGGTTGACTTTCTCCTGTTCCGCCTCAATCGCGGGATCGTAGGGATAACCGCCTGAGACCACAATGTTGCCATCGGTCTGCACGGCCAGCTGCGGACGTTCGGCGTCGGTTTCGCGATGATAGTTACGCCGGAAGATTTTACCCTGGCTGTCGATGACGACATGCGAATAGATTCGCGGCACGGTCATGAACAGCACATGCATTTTGTTTTCCCTGTCGACCGTCACCTGTGGATCAGTCACCATGATGGCGCTGCCGAGGGAAAAGGTGGAAATGTTGGCTCCGCTGCGGTCATCGAGCAACCGCACATACAGGTAGGTGCGATCGATGTCACGCATGGAGGTAAGGGTGTATCGCCTGACCTGACCGGCGCTGGGCAGTCCCAGTGGAACGCCAAAACTCTGTTCCCAGAACGCCTTGGCACCGGTGAAGTTGGCGCGGGCGCGGTTGGAGCTGTAATATTGCTGGCTGGGGGCGTGGTAAACGGTGGCGGCGATGAAGTAGTTGCCGTATTCCGAAAAACTGTATCCCTTCGAAATGGCAACCTTGCGCGAGATGGTGGTGCCGCTCTTGAAAATGATTGGATCGGCCCCGTCCATGCTGATGGTCGGTCCTTGGTGACCGCGTGGATCGGTGATGTTGAATCCCAGCCAAGGCCCGCCGCGTGGACCGCCCATGACGACGTCTGCTCCTGAGCGGTTGGTGATGGTGACGGTGGCTTCAATGCCCTCATAAATGAGATAGGTCTCTTTGTTGAGGGTGACATTGGTCTGAAACTGGGCCTGGATCTGGGACGGGCTGGCAAACAGGCAGGCGGCCAAACACAAACACAGCAGCAGTGGTTGGAGGGAGGGAACGCGGATCATGTGGGTATAGAAAATAAGGCAAAAGTCGGGAAGACAGAAGACAAAAGAATGATGCAGCGCCGATTTTGGCGGAGTTTTTGCCATTCAAGGTTCCAAACGGGACGGTTAGGCCGTGGAATCAGGGCTGCGCAGGGGCAGGTGCGGTGTCGCTCGCGGTGCGGAATCCACGGGTCGATGAAGTGGTTTCGGGAGTGTCAGGATAGGTGCGGTCGGTGAGGATGCTGCCTAGCTTTTGTAGCGCAAAGTGACCGCCACGAACAATCGGAACCTTGAAGTCCGGGAAGTCCGGATGACTCGCCCAAGTGCCGGTCCATTCCTCCACGTTGCCGCCCATGCCAATGACTCCGTAGGGGCTGACGTCCAGTTTGATTTCGTTGACGGGAGCCCAGAGGTTTGATCCGTCGATGTTTCCACCCGTGGTTTCTTTTGGCAGATAATCGAGCCCGAGATTGGCGTTTTTGGCGTCGGCGTTGTTGCCCCAGGGATACATGCGACGATCGGTGCCGCGGGCGGCTTTCTCCCATTCCTCCTCGGTGGGAAGACGGCGGCCCTTCCACTGCGCATAAGCGTAGGCATCCCACCAGTCGACACCGAATACCGGCGTGTTGAGATCCACGCGCTGGTTGTTGAACAACACGCCGGTGGTGGCCGCCGTGTAACATGGATCCCAGAGGGCGGGTTGATGGGTGGTTTTGGATGGGGGTTGATCGGGATGGTTGAAACGTTTCGCCGCCGATGGATCAGCCGCGAGTGCTGCCAGGAACTCGGCATACTGGCCAATGGTCACTTCGTGGGTGTCGATCCAAAAGGCAGGCAACGTGCGCCGGTCGTTTTTCTGGAAGCCGAACGGACCGGCAGGAATTGCCGTCATCACCTGCTGCACGGGCGGCGCGGAACCGTTTGCCTCCACTTTGCCCCGCACAAAAATGCCCACGATCAGGCCGATGATGATCAGCGCGGTGAGAACGTATATCCAAATGGGAATGGTGGCCGACTGGCTGGCCTGGATGTCCTGGGCCTCTTTGGTGTCGGCACGTTTCAACAAACTGCGCTCACGAAACTCCTCCTGGAAATCATGGGCGCGTTCACGCAACTCCTCCCAGTCCTCCAGATCGTTGCCGAGATCGTCAAGCAGATGGCGGGACCTGGGGCCGTCAGCGACCGGACGCAGCAGGGCGATGAAACGTTTGGTGTCGGAGGCAAAGTCCCGAGGAATCGCTGCGGCAGGTCGGAAAACGTTGACGATGCTGGGATTGTTCTCGCTGTCGATGAAGATGTCGCGCGCTGTGAGCATGCGATAGTGATAACCGCGCTGGGTGGCGTAGCTCATCGCATCCGACACCCCGGCGACAAGATCGGCGAGAATCTTTTCGTTGAATTTGCGACCACTGGCCTGCCATTGCTGAAGGGTGCGGCCATGCGGAAGCTCCCGGGTGTAGAACTGGTAGGGACCGGACTGCACCGACTCATAAAGTGGCGCGATCCGGTGATGGCTGATGGAGGCTTTGATGCGTTGCCGTTCGAGAAAATCCACCAGCGTGTCCTTGTCATTGGCAAACTCCGGCTTCAGCAGCACCAACGCCACTTCGCGGGCCACCCCTTGCTGAAGGGCACGGTAGGTTTCGGTGGTGCGTTCGTTGTAGAAACGTTCCTGGATCACGTAACTGCCCAACACCGTCCCGGGTTTTAAGATCGGCGGTTCCTCCTCCTCGACACTTTCCAAAGCAACGGACACGGGGGGCAGTTCGGGGGTGGCCATCATCGGCGGCCCGGGTTCGGGCGTTGGCTCCGGTTTGGATTGAGCCAGCAACGGACTCAACATTGGCGCAGGTGCAGGAGCGGGCGCAGGTGCGGGAGGCACAACTACTCGGTCCGGCGACAACCATGGCGCTGGTGGAGGTGATGTCGGTGGAACAATGGCGGCGACTGGAGGCTTCGACACCAATGGCACGAAGCGAATTTCAGGCTCGCCGTCGTCACCCGGGAACAAGGCACGAATTTTCTCAATCAGCAGCCGCTCGTCGATAGGTTCCATCAACACCGGATCGTCGCCGATGAATTCCCTAAACGCACTAACATCAGCCCGACAGGTAAACACTGCATGGAGCTCGGGAAACTTTTCACGGATGGCATCTCGGAGATCAAATCCAGTAAATTCCCCCAGCAACCCTTCGGCCACCAGCACATCGAGCTGTGGCAGCTTTTGAGCAATCTCCACCGCGTCTTCAGCACTCGCGCTCTCATGGACCACGGCGAACTCTGTGCGCAACAGGGTGCTCCGCACGATCCGGGTCTTTTCGGAGGGATCTACGTAGAGGATTACCATTGGCCGTGGCTGTTCACTTGGGGAAGAGAGCATTGTCCAGGCCAGCCGGAGGGGCGCTGCGGGGGGGGAAGTCCTGCAAGGTGGGCGGATGGGATTGTTCGCCGGAGAGTTTGTTCTGATAGAAAAGTTTCACAATGTATCCATGGAATGATCGGTTGCCGAGGTTGCGCAATTCTTCGGGAGTAGGGGCTGCAAGGTCATAAGTGATTTCCAAAATTTCGCCTTCGGGTGCGGTCCAGTCGATCGGATCGCTCGCCCATCTTTGTTGTGGAGCTTCCGCGCGCACTTGTTCGATACGTTCGCCATCGTTCACCTGCTCAAAAAGAAACACGTGAATGTCCATTTGTCCTGGATCGATCACCGCCCCGGGAGCGGCGACGATGGGAACGCGCACCGTCACCCGTTCACCTCCACTTTCATGCGGCGTGCGCAGGACCTCACAGTCGCCAAGCTGGATGGGACTGGAGTTCACCGGAGTCGAAGGCATCGGAATACTCTCCATCTTATTCTTCGCCATCATGTAGTAGCCGCCTGCCTGGGCCTCGCCCATGGCAAGAATCGCACGCCACAAGGCTTTCGCCTTGTCCACGAGACCCATGGCCTCATAGGTCAGGGCCATTTCGCTGAGGATTTCTGGATGCTGCGGTTCACGCAGATCGGCAGCGCGCAGCGATTCGAGCGCAGTGGCGGTGTCTCCAGCCTCGCGGGCGAGACGCGCAACCTTTACGCCCTCAACGATTTGAGGATTTTTCAGCTCGCGACCGGGGGGAAGCGACGTCGGAGGCATCGCCGGCACCCGAGGCGGAGTGATCGAAGCCGCTGGTTGGGGAAAGGGAGCAGCTGGAGGAAGAATCGATGACTCACGCGCGATTGAACTCGATGTCAGCTCTGGCGGCACGCTGGGAAGGGTGAAAACGGGTTCTGGCTCTGGCGCAATGACGGTGTTGTCGGGAGCCATAGCGCGAGGCACGGAGCCTGTTTTGCCATCCTGCTGGCCGACCGCCCAAATCACGCCCACCGTGCAAACGGTCGCCAGACTGCACAGAATCACCTGCGCCACGAGCTGGGCTCGTTCGCTTTCGGCGCTGAGGATCGTGGCAGTTTTGCTCATGGGGCCATTTTATTCTAAAAAAACATCCTAGGGGTCTGGAGCAATTGTGTCAATGGCTCAAGGCATCGGCGGAGCCGTCATTTGACGCCGCACACTTCCGAAAATTCATCCCAAACCGAGCGCCTCCACCTCTTCCTCCCCCCAACCGAGGTAGTGGCCAAGCTCATGCAGCCAGGTGATACGCACTTCGCGACGATATCTGCGGACATTGCCGCCTACATGTTCCCAAATGCTGTCCAAAAACAGCCGGATGCACGGCATCTCATCCGGAGCGCCCGGGAGGGGATCGAGCCGGCTAAACCCCTCAAACAACCCCAAAATATCCTCTTCCAAAGTGTCGTCTCCCTCCAGCGCCTCAGCCAAATCTTCAAAGCTGACCGCGCACTCCTCCGCCGCTTCCCGCACCTCCGGGGGCAGACGTTCAAGAGCGCGCTGCACTTCGGTTTTTGCCAGTCGCAGGAGTCGTGGATGCATCAAGTCATGCTAGCAGCACCACGTGTCTGCACAACCAGCCGAATCATGTCTGGAGCCCTCCATTTGAAGCGAAAAATTGCTGGTCGTTCGCCCATTCCCGGGGCAGGATGTCCACCGCGCGCGCCATCACT
Encoded proteins:
- a CDS encoding 3-keto-disaccharide hydrolase — translated: MKHGFFILVVWVGMMGVGAVLAEEAKANAVVLFDGKTLGDWKAHDAGGSGEVAVKDGELRIGRGESITGAVYQKAAELPVSDYEISLEAKRLDGLDFFVGLTFPVGDLKTCATLVMGGWGGSVTGLSSIDDMDASENSTGHYRRYEDNKWYAVRVQVTSETIKVFCDDEMIINADIKGKKVGLRYGSIEEFAPLSLTTYQTEAAIRNIKLRPLEKK
- a CDS encoding cation:proton antiporter family protein translates to MDAWLIAIAFFFGLVVQQLGLPPLVGFLVAGFVLKGLGWSGGEMLQTISDLGVTLMLFSIGLKLRLKSLLRPEIWLGTSLHTLITAGLFASIFLGLGILGLPMFGSLNWGTALLLAFALSFSSTVFAVKTLEGSGDMGALHGRVAVGILVMQDLLAVLFLTASTGKIPSWWAVGLLVALLALRPFLGWVMTRCGHGELIALCGLFLALVLGAKGFESVGLKADLGALFVGVLVGQFAKAKELSKSLIGITDLLLVGFFLSIGLEGLPEWRGVLVALLIVLLLPFKIALFFALLTRCHLRARTAWMGGLTLGSYSEFGLIVMALAVGKNWMPAEWLVVVAIALSLSILLAAPLNRKAELFYDRLSDWLHRFETTGQHPDDLPVTLNGEQIAIFGMGRVGLSAYQVMSNRFSGKVIGFDRDPAQVEIHREAGRNVVLADATDSDFWHRVQFKDQIELVVLAMPKHSANLHAAETLKRNDYQGVVAATAKFDDEMKELRALGLDTVFNLYNEAGAGFAQHVSKVFSQQRPDLVVPLKSKD
- a CDS encoding sugar phosphate isomerase/epimerase family protein, coding for MERRNFLTFAASAAVGIGTATKSAAAETKAPTDATGSALRYQKGVSPWPICLDTATIRPATLDDKVKFAAEAGYDAIEPWDRELEAYEKEGGNLKDLGKKIKDLGLFVPSMIGLWNALPPTQEAFDASLVDTRRRMRMAADVGCEHVQVIGNTAGEDWDQKWVAARYRDLIEIGINEFNLRPALVFVKFQPIKTFGQAMGIALDSNHPKAMVIPDTFHMHISGGGFEALKHLKGDNIAIIQFADAPAAPVIDEMKDADRVYPGDGVLPLPAILKDLKATGFKGCVSLELYNPKYWEQDHLTVAKTGLEKTVEVIRKAGV
- a CDS encoding SUMF1/EgtB/PvdO family nonheme iron enzyme, whose product is MRTEFAVVHESASAEDAVEIAQKLPQLDVLVAEGLLGEFTGFDLRDAIREKFPELHAVFTCRADVSAFREFIGDDPVLMEPIDERLLIEKIRALFPGDDGEPEIRFVPLVSKPPVAAIVPPTSPPPAPWLSPDRVVVPPAPAPAPAPAPMLSPLLAQSKPEPTPEPGPPMMATPELPPVSVALESVEEEEPPILKPGTVLGSYVIQERFYNERTTETYRALQQGVAREVALVLLKPEFANDKDTLVDFLERQRIKASISHHRIAPLYESVQSGPYQFYTRELPHGRTLQQWQASGRKFNEKILADLVAGVSDAMSYATQRGYHYRMLTARDIFIDSENNPSIVNVFRPAAAIPRDFASDTKRFIALLRPVADGPRSRHLLDDLGNDLEDWEELRERAHDFQEEFRERSLLKRADTKEAQDIQASQSATIPIWIYVLTALIIIGLIVGIFVRGKVEANGSAPPVQQVMTAIPAGPFGFQKNDRRTLPAFWIDTHEVTIGQYAEFLAALAADPSAAKRFNHPDQPPSKTTHQPALWDPCYTAATTGVLFNNQRVDLNTPVFGVDWWDAYAYAQWKGRRLPTEEEWEKAARGTDRRMYPWGNNADAKNANLGLDYLPKETTGGNIDGSNLWAPVNEIKLDVSPYGVIGMGGNVEEWTGTWASHPDFPDFKVPIVRGGHFALQKLGSILTDRTYPDTPETTSSTRGFRTASDTAPAPAQP
- a CDS encoding tetratricopeptide repeat protein; translated protein: MSKTATILSAESERAQLVAQVILCSLATVCTVGVIWAVGQQDGKTGSVPRAMAPDNTVIAPEPEPVFTLPSVPPELTSSSIARESSILPPAAPFPQPAASITPPRVPAMPPTSLPPGRELKNPQIVEGVKVARLAREAGDTATALESLRAADLREPQHPEILSEMALTYEAMGLVDKAKALWRAILAMGEAQAGGYYMMAKNKMESIPMPSTPVNSSPIQLGDCEVLRTPHESGGERVTVRVPIVAAPGAVIDPGQMDIHVFLFEQVNDGERIEQVRAEAPQQRWASDPIDWTAPEGEILEITYDLAAPTPEELRNLGNRSFHGYIVKLFYQNKLSGEQSHPPTLQDFPPRSAPPAGLDNALFPK
- a CDS encoding metallopeptidase family protein — its product is MHPRLLRLAKTEVQRALERLPPEVREAAEECAVSFEDLAEALEGDDTLEEDILGLFEGFSRLDPLPGAPDEMPCIRLFLDSIWEHVGGNVRRYRREVRITWLHELGHYLGWGEEEVEALGLG